One stretch of Carassius carassius chromosome 18, fCarCar2.1, whole genome shotgun sequence DNA includes these proteins:
- the LOC132091959 gene encoding NADH dehydrogenase [ubiquinone] 1 alpha subcomplex assembly factor 4-like, with protein MSSAAEISNMGSKVTRMIRNFNVENRALREISKAKPKAAPRHPSSSNFSQEDIPATSISEEIRQRNNPLLSMLKDVYVESKDPVSQAEAVPVVKKNKQEMPRRELKYNLPGDPYGFFDVTDVPKGKLSLVEALTALNNHKRMPKTWTPEKLAQEYSLELKDAKALIDFFFPFDVKIIPPQTEKTKQIQDSSHI; from the exons ATGTCCTCTGCTGCGGAGATCTCAAACATGGGCTCGAAAGTTACACGCATGATCAGAAACTTTAATGTAGAGAATCGCGCTCTCCGGGAAATAAGCAAGGCAAAACCTAAAGCTGCACCACGACATCCGTCATCGAGCAATTTCTCACAAGAAGACATTCCTG CCACCAGCATTTCAGAAGAGATTCGCCAGAGGAACAATCCACTGCTGTCAATGCTCAAGGACGTTTATGTGGAGTCTAAAGATCCTGTTTCTCAG GCTGAAGCAGTTCCGGTGGTTAAGAAGAACAAGCAGGAGATGCCACGCAGGGAGCTAAAGTACAATCTGCCGGGAGACCCCTATGGTTTTTTCGATGTCACTGATGTTCCCAAAGGCAAACTGTCGCTTGTGGAAGCTTTAACTGCCCTGAACAATCACAAACGCATGCCTAAAACATGGACTCCAGAGAAGCTGGCACAGGAGTACTCTCTGGAACTAAAAGATGCCAAAGCACTGATcgatttcttttttccttttgatGTCAAAATCATTCCACCCCAAACAGAGAAAACTAAGCAGATTCAGGATTCTTCGCATATATGA